From the genome of Zalophus californianus isolate mZalCal1 chromosome 6, mZalCal1.pri.v2, whole genome shotgun sequence, one region includes:
- the CLK3 gene encoding dual specificity protein kinase CLK3 isoform X2: MMHHCKRYRSPEPDPYLSYRWKRRRSYSRDHEGRLRYPSRREPPPRRSRSRSHDRLPYQRRYRERRDSDTYRCEERSPSFGEDCYGSSRSHHRRRSREREPYRARKHAHHCHKRRTRSCSSASSRSQQSSKRSSRSVEDDKEGHLVCRIGDWLQERYEIVGNLGEGTFGKVVECLDHARGKSQVALKIIRNVGKYREAARLEINVLKKIKEKDKENKFLCVLMSDWFNFHGHMCIAFELLGKNTFEFLKENNFQPYPLPHVRHMAYQLCHALRFLHENQLTHTDLKPENILFVNSEFETLYNEHKSCEEKSVKNTSIRVADFGSATFDHEHHTTIVATRHYRPPEVILELGWAQPCDVWSIGCILFEYYRGFTLFQTHENREHLVMMEKILGPIPSHMIHRTRKQKYFYKGGLVWDENSSDGRYVKENCKPLKVSFWLPPAQLMPRRPQALGRHTAETGQAAKGCLLAPALWEATPRLLGAGRLWGCLHTAPEGPLAPPLPHRVAMDVMGEHQKSQMSETLLLPVPLSSQFWEELGRTEVRGREDIDLAREPVNCIWCPDK; the protein is encoded by the exons ATGCATCACTGTAAGCGATACCGCTCCCCTGAGCCAGACCCCTACCTGAGCTACCGATGGAAGAGGAGGAGGTCTTACAGTCGGGACCACGAAGGGAGACTGCGGTACCCGTCTCGAAGGGAGCCTCCGCCCCGGAGATCTCGGTCCCGAAG CCACGACCGCCTGCCCTACCAGAGGAGGTACCGGGAGCGCCGTGACAGCGACACGTACCGGTGTGAAGAGCGGAGCCCGTCCTTCGGCGAGGACTGCTATGGGTCTTCACGTTCCCACCACCGCCGGCGGTCGCGGGAGAGGGAGCCGTACCGGGCCCGCAAGCACGCCCACCACTGCCACAAACGCCGCACCAGGTCTTGTAGCAGCGCCTCCTCG AGAAGCCAACAGAGCAGTAAGCGCAGCAGCCGGAGTGTGGAAGATGACAAGGAGGGCCACCTGGTGTGCCGGATCGGCGATTGGCTCCAAGAGCGAT ATGAGATCGTGGGGAACCTGGGCGAAGGCACGTTCGGCAAGGTGGTGGAGTGCTTGGACCACGCCAG AGGGAAGTCTCAGGTTGCCCTGAAGATCATCCGCAACGTGGGCAAGTACCGGGAGGCCGCCCGGCTAGAAATCAACGTTCTCAAAAAAATCAAGGAGAAGGATAAAGAGAACAAGTT CCTGTGTGTCTTGATGTCTGACTGGTTCAACTTTCATGGTCACATGTGCATCGCCTTTGAGCTCCTGGGCAAGAACACCTTTGAGTTCCTGAAGGAGAATAATTTCCAGCCTTACCCCCTGCCACACGTCCGGCACATGGCCTACCAGCTCTGCCACGCCCTCCGAT TTCTACATGAAAACCAGCTGACCCACACAGACTTGAAGCCAGAGAACATCTTGTTTGTGAATTCGGAGTTTGAAACCCTCTACAATGAGCACAAG AGCTGTGAGGAGAAGTCGGTGAAGAACACCAGCATCCGGGTAGCTGACTTCGGCAGTGCTACCTTTGACCACGAGCATCACACGACCATTGTGGCTACCCGTCACTATCGCCCACCTGAGGTGATCCTTG AGCTGGGCTGGGCACAGCCGTGCGACGTCTGGAGCATTGGCTGCATTCTCTTCGAGTACTACCGGGGCTTCACGCTCTTCCAG ACCCATGAAAACCGAGAACATTTGGTGATGATGGAGAAGATCCTAGGGCCCATCCCATCACACATGATCCACCGTACCAG gaaacagaaatatttctACAAAGGGGGCCTGGTGTGGGATGAGAACAGCTCTGATGGCCGGTATGTGAAGGAGAACTGCAAACCTCTGAAGGTCAGTTTCTGGCTTCCCCCAGCTCAACTCATGCCAAGGAGACCCCAGGCACTGGGCAGACATACAGCAGAGACAGGCCAGGCAGCTAAAGGCTGCCTCCTCGCTCCAGCTCTATGGGAGGCCACACCGAGGCTGCTGGGTGCCGGCCGGCTGTGGGGCTGCTTGCACACCGCCCCCGAGGGGCCCTtagccccaccccttccccacaggGTGGCTATGGATGTAATGGGGGAACACCAGAAGAGCCAGATGTCAGAGACCCTGCTGCTTCCTGTCCCCCTCTCCTCTCAGTTTTGGGAAGAACTAGGCAGGACTGaggtgagggggagggaagacATAGACCTGGCCAGAGAGCCTGTCAACTGCATTTGGTGCCCGGACAAGTGA
- the CLK3 gene encoding dual specificity protein kinase CLK3 isoform X3, whose translation MHHCKRYRSPEPDPYLSYRWKRRRSYSRDHEGRLRYPSRREPPPRRSRSRSHDRLPYQRRYRERRDSDTYRCEERSPSFGEDCYGSSRSHHRRRSREREPYRARKHAHHCHKRRTRSCSSASSRSQQSSKRSSRSVEDDKEGHLVCRIGDWLQERYEIVGNLGEGTFGKVVECLDHARGKSQVALKIIRNVGKYREAARLEINVLKKIKEKDKENKFLCVLMSDWFNFHGHMCIAFELLGKNTFEFLKENNFQPYPLPHVRHMAYQLCHALRFLHENQLTHTDLKPENILFVNSEFETLYNEHKSCEEKSVKNTSIRVADFGSATFDHEHHTTIVATRHYRPPEVILELGWAQPCDVWSIGCILFEYYRGFTLFQTHENREHLVMMEKILGPIPSHMIHRTRKQKYFYKGGLVWDENSSDGRYVKENCKPLKVSFWLPPAQLMPRRPQALGRHTAETGQAAKGCLLAPALWEATPRLLGAGRLWGCLHTAPEGPLAPPLPHRVAMDVMGEHQKSQMSETLLLPVPLSSQFWEELGRTEVRGREDIDLAREPVNCIWCPDK comes from the exons ATGCATCACTGTAAGCGATACCGCTCCCCTGAGCCAGACCCCTACCTGAGCTACCGATGGAAGAGGAGGAGGTCTTACAGTCGGGACCACGAAGGGAGACTGCGGTACCCGTCTCGAAGGGAGCCTCCGCCCCGGAGATCTCGGTCCCGAAG CCACGACCGCCTGCCCTACCAGAGGAGGTACCGGGAGCGCCGTGACAGCGACACGTACCGGTGTGAAGAGCGGAGCCCGTCCTTCGGCGAGGACTGCTATGGGTCTTCACGTTCCCACCACCGCCGGCGGTCGCGGGAGAGGGAGCCGTACCGGGCCCGCAAGCACGCCCACCACTGCCACAAACGCCGCACCAGGTCTTGTAGCAGCGCCTCCTCG AGAAGCCAACAGAGCAGTAAGCGCAGCAGCCGGAGTGTGGAAGATGACAAGGAGGGCCACCTGGTGTGCCGGATCGGCGATTGGCTCCAAGAGCGAT ATGAGATCGTGGGGAACCTGGGCGAAGGCACGTTCGGCAAGGTGGTGGAGTGCTTGGACCACGCCAG AGGGAAGTCTCAGGTTGCCCTGAAGATCATCCGCAACGTGGGCAAGTACCGGGAGGCCGCCCGGCTAGAAATCAACGTTCTCAAAAAAATCAAGGAGAAGGATAAAGAGAACAAGTT CCTGTGTGTCTTGATGTCTGACTGGTTCAACTTTCATGGTCACATGTGCATCGCCTTTGAGCTCCTGGGCAAGAACACCTTTGAGTTCCTGAAGGAGAATAATTTCCAGCCTTACCCCCTGCCACACGTCCGGCACATGGCCTACCAGCTCTGCCACGCCCTCCGAT TTCTACATGAAAACCAGCTGACCCACACAGACTTGAAGCCAGAGAACATCTTGTTTGTGAATTCGGAGTTTGAAACCCTCTACAATGAGCACAAG AGCTGTGAGGAGAAGTCGGTGAAGAACACCAGCATCCGGGTAGCTGACTTCGGCAGTGCTACCTTTGACCACGAGCATCACACGACCATTGTGGCTACCCGTCACTATCGCCCACCTGAGGTGATCCTTG AGCTGGGCTGGGCACAGCCGTGCGACGTCTGGAGCATTGGCTGCATTCTCTTCGAGTACTACCGGGGCTTCACGCTCTTCCAG ACCCATGAAAACCGAGAACATTTGGTGATGATGGAGAAGATCCTAGGGCCCATCCCATCACACATGATCCACCGTACCAG gaaacagaaatatttctACAAAGGGGGCCTGGTGTGGGATGAGAACAGCTCTGATGGCCGGTATGTGAAGGAGAACTGCAAACCTCTGAAGGTCAGTTTCTGGCTTCCCCCAGCTCAACTCATGCCAAGGAGACCCCAGGCACTGGGCAGACATACAGCAGAGACAGGCCAGGCAGCTAAAGGCTGCCTCCTCGCTCCAGCTCTATGGGAGGCCACACCGAGGCTGCTGGGTGCCGGCCGGCTGTGGGGCTGCTTGCACACCGCCCCCGAGGGGCCCTtagccccaccccttccccacaggGTGGCTATGGATGTAATGGGGGAACACCAGAAGAGCCAGATGTCAGAGACCCTGCTGCTTCCTGTCCCCCTCTCCTCTCAGTTTTGGGAAGAACTAGGCAGGACTGaggtgagggggagggaagacATAGACCTGGCCAGAGAGCCTGTCAACTGCATTTGGTGCCCGGACAAGTGA
- the CLK3 gene encoding dual specificity protein kinase CLK3 isoform X1, which translates to MHHCKRYRSPEPDPYLSYRWKRRRSYSRDHEGRLRYPSRREPPPRRSRSRSHDRLPYQRRYRERRDSDTYRCEERSPSFGEDCYGSSRSHHRRRSREREPYRARKHAHHCHKRRTRSCSSASSRSQQSSKRSSRSVEDDKEGHLVCRIGDWLQERYEIVGNLGEGTFGKVVECLDHARGKSQVALKIIRNVGKYREAARLEINVLKKIKEKDKENKFLCVLMSDWFNFHGHMCIAFELLGKNTFEFLKENNFQPYPLPHVRHMAYQLCHALRFLHENQLTHTDLKPENILFVNSEFETLYNEHKSCEEKSVKNTSIRVADFGSATFDHEHHTTIVATRHYRPPEVILELGWAQPCDVWSIGCILFEYYRGFTLFQTHENREHLVMMEKILGPIPSHMIHRTRKQKYFYKGGLVWDENSSDGRYVKENCKPLKSYMLQDSLEHVQLFDLMRRMLEFDPAQRITLAEALLHPFFAGLTPEERSFHTSRNPSR; encoded by the exons ATGCATCACTGTAAGCGATACCGCTCCCCTGAGCCAGACCCCTACCTGAGCTACCGATGGAAGAGGAGGAGGTCTTACAGTCGGGACCACGAAGGGAGACTGCGGTACCCGTCTCGAAGGGAGCCTCCGCCCCGGAGATCTCGGTCCCGAAG CCACGACCGCCTGCCCTACCAGAGGAGGTACCGGGAGCGCCGTGACAGCGACACGTACCGGTGTGAAGAGCGGAGCCCGTCCTTCGGCGAGGACTGCTATGGGTCTTCACGTTCCCACCACCGCCGGCGGTCGCGGGAGAGGGAGCCGTACCGGGCCCGCAAGCACGCCCACCACTGCCACAAACGCCGCACCAGGTCTTGTAGCAGCGCCTCCTCG AGAAGCCAACAGAGCAGTAAGCGCAGCAGCCGGAGTGTGGAAGATGACAAGGAGGGCCACCTGGTGTGCCGGATCGGCGATTGGCTCCAAGAGCGAT ATGAGATCGTGGGGAACCTGGGCGAAGGCACGTTCGGCAAGGTGGTGGAGTGCTTGGACCACGCCAG AGGGAAGTCTCAGGTTGCCCTGAAGATCATCCGCAACGTGGGCAAGTACCGGGAGGCCGCCCGGCTAGAAATCAACGTTCTCAAAAAAATCAAGGAGAAGGATAAAGAGAACAAGTT CCTGTGTGTCTTGATGTCTGACTGGTTCAACTTTCATGGTCACATGTGCATCGCCTTTGAGCTCCTGGGCAAGAACACCTTTGAGTTCCTGAAGGAGAATAATTTCCAGCCTTACCCCCTGCCACACGTCCGGCACATGGCCTACCAGCTCTGCCACGCCCTCCGAT TTCTACATGAAAACCAGCTGACCCACACAGACTTGAAGCCAGAGAACATCTTGTTTGTGAATTCGGAGTTTGAAACCCTCTACAATGAGCACAAG AGCTGTGAGGAGAAGTCGGTGAAGAACACCAGCATCCGGGTAGCTGACTTCGGCAGTGCTACCTTTGACCACGAGCATCACACGACCATTGTGGCTACCCGTCACTATCGCCCACCTGAGGTGATCCTTG AGCTGGGCTGGGCACAGCCGTGCGACGTCTGGAGCATTGGCTGCATTCTCTTCGAGTACTACCGGGGCTTCACGCTCTTCCAG ACCCATGAAAACCGAGAACATTTGGTGATGATGGAGAAGATCCTAGGGCCCATCCCATCACACATGATCCACCGTACCAG gaaacagaaatatttctACAAAGGGGGCCTGGTGTGGGATGAGAACAGCTCTGATGGCCGGTATGTGAAGGAGAACTGCAAACCTCTGAAG AGTTACATGCTCCAGGACTCCTTGGAGCACGTGCAGCTGTTTGACCTGATGAGGAGGATGTTAGAATTTGACCCTGCCCAGCGCATCACACTGGCGGAGGCCCTGCTGCACCCCTTCTTTGCTGGCCTGACCCCTGAGGAGCGGTCCTTCCACACCAGCCGCAACCCAAGCAGATGA
- the CLK3 gene encoding dual specificity protein kinase CLK3 isoform X4 — MSDWFNFHGHMCIAFELLGKNTFEFLKENNFQPYPLPHVRHMAYQLCHALRFLHENQLTHTDLKPENILFVNSEFETLYNEHKSCEEKSVKNTSIRVADFGSATFDHEHHTTIVATRHYRPPEVILELGWAQPCDVWSIGCILFEYYRGFTLFQTHENREHLVMMEKILGPIPSHMIHRTRKQKYFYKGGLVWDENSSDGRYVKENCKPLKSYMLQDSLEHVQLFDLMRRMLEFDPAQRITLAEALLHPFFAGLTPEERSFHTSRNPSR, encoded by the exons ATGTCTGACTGGTTCAACTTTCATGGTCACATGTGCATCGCCTTTGAGCTCCTGGGCAAGAACACCTTTGAGTTCCTGAAGGAGAATAATTTCCAGCCTTACCCCCTGCCACACGTCCGGCACATGGCCTACCAGCTCTGCCACGCCCTCCGAT TTCTACATGAAAACCAGCTGACCCACACAGACTTGAAGCCAGAGAACATCTTGTTTGTGAATTCGGAGTTTGAAACCCTCTACAATGAGCACAAG AGCTGTGAGGAGAAGTCGGTGAAGAACACCAGCATCCGGGTAGCTGACTTCGGCAGTGCTACCTTTGACCACGAGCATCACACGACCATTGTGGCTACCCGTCACTATCGCCCACCTGAGGTGATCCTTG AGCTGGGCTGGGCACAGCCGTGCGACGTCTGGAGCATTGGCTGCATTCTCTTCGAGTACTACCGGGGCTTCACGCTCTTCCAG ACCCATGAAAACCGAGAACATTTGGTGATGATGGAGAAGATCCTAGGGCCCATCCCATCACACATGATCCACCGTACCAG gaaacagaaatatttctACAAAGGGGGCCTGGTGTGGGATGAGAACAGCTCTGATGGCCGGTATGTGAAGGAGAACTGCAAACCTCTGAAG AGTTACATGCTCCAGGACTCCTTGGAGCACGTGCAGCTGTTTGACCTGATGAGGAGGATGTTAGAATTTGACCCTGCCCAGCGCATCACACTGGCGGAGGCCCTGCTGCACCCCTTCTTTGCTGGCCTGACCCCTGAGGAGCGGTCCTTCCACACCAGCCGCAACCCAAGCAGATGA